Proteins encoded by one window of Rubinisphaera margarita:
- a CDS encoding FG-GAP-like repeat-containing protein, with translation MSFLWTLTATVENLLHNQLAPRRSFSRRVSVPYRQIFDLPQAETLESRTLLSAVDLTAREQLLLELINRARMDPGAEATRHGIDLNASLDPGTIADTPKQPLAPHQALLDAARAHSDDMLARDYFNHESPEGTTPGSRATAAGYTSYNIVGENISWGGSTGAIDEDAHVYERHRKLFLSSGHRKNMLDDRHREVGTGVRYGLYTSQGTTYNASMVTELFGGKFNTNNFITGVVFTDATSGADDDNFYTIGEAFGGGTIRATNVASGAEFSDMVGAAGGYTLQVPDGTYEVTMTGPNGDVTYVVSNVVVNSENVKVDFETTTATVQEETRDPTQLGIAGFTNGNWWMADTDANGEYSNHVATNGPASSFQKVVQGDFNGDNIDDVAVWLHNGEWQVGISNGQGQLNFSAWTTWTHAAIKEVHVGDFNEDGRDDIVGLFKNGNRGRWWVATSTGQQFLNRHWGDYGNYDGINTVLAGNFDGVKGDDLAVVASSGVVWMVKTSNSRFQYLNSHRWNVSNGFEFAQVGNFNGDTRDDILAVFGTGRDRSIFVAKSLGPANGFYSSNWTNLTVTQSLDAVAVGDFDGDGRDNVATLLNGTKLWYGQSDGRSFSMRFGLNWNQVGQGMSDLSVGDSNGDGLADLIARADNGYWYAAESTGSAFSNYSMVRWAPNANWEHVMIGTFRSPPAPPALVDRTAADSFSTDDETVFGDTALLDLLQNV, from the coding sequence ATGTCGTTCTTATGGACACTGACCGCTACGGTTGAGAATCTCCTTCACAACCAGTTGGCGCCGCGTCGTTCCTTTTCACGCCGCGTTTCGGTTCCGTACCGACAGATTTTCGATCTCCCTCAGGCGGAAACACTCGAAAGTCGCACGCTCTTGTCAGCGGTCGACCTGACCGCCCGTGAACAGCTGCTGCTTGAACTGATCAACCGTGCCCGTATGGATCCAGGCGCGGAAGCGACTCGCCATGGAATCGACCTGAATGCGAGCCTGGATCCGGGAACGATCGCTGATACGCCGAAGCAGCCGCTGGCTCCCCACCAGGCTTTGTTGGATGCAGCTCGCGCCCATTCCGATGACATGCTGGCTCGCGACTACTTCAATCACGAATCTCCTGAGGGCACAACGCCTGGCAGCCGTGCCACAGCCGCAGGGTATACCTCTTACAACATCGTTGGGGAAAACATCTCGTGGGGAGGTTCAACGGGAGCGATCGATGAGGATGCTCACGTCTACGAACGCCACAGGAAGCTGTTCCTGAGCTCGGGCCACCGCAAGAACATGCTAGATGACCGGCATCGGGAAGTTGGAACCGGCGTTCGTTATGGCCTCTATACGAGCCAGGGGACGACTTACAACGCGTCGATGGTGACCGAACTTTTCGGCGGCAAATTTAACACGAACAACTTCATCACCGGCGTCGTCTTCACCGATGCAACCAGCGGCGCCGACGACGACAACTTCTACACGATTGGCGAAGCCTTTGGCGGGGGAACAATTCGCGCCACCAACGTCGCTTCCGGAGCTGAGTTCTCCGACATGGTTGGGGCAGCCGGGGGATACACGCTGCAGGTTCCGGACGGAACTTACGAAGTCACCATGACCGGCCCGAATGGCGACGTCACTTACGTCGTGAGCAACGTGGTGGTGAATTCGGAGAACGTCAAAGTCGACTTCGAAACAACGACCGCGACCGTTCAGGAAGAAACACGTGATCCGACTCAGCTCGGCATCGCTGGTTTTACGAACGGCAACTGGTGGATGGCCGACACTGATGCCAACGGGGAGTACTCCAATCATGTCGCGACGAATGGTCCGGCCAGCTCGTTTCAAAAGGTTGTTCAGGGCGACTTCAATGGTGATAACATCGATGACGTTGCCGTCTGGCTTCACAACGGCGAATGGCAGGTTGGGATCAGCAACGGGCAGGGACAGCTGAACTTCTCCGCCTGGACCACCTGGACTCACGCCGCCATCAAAGAAGTCCATGTCGGCGACTTCAATGAAGACGGACGTGACGATATCGTCGGACTGTTCAAGAACGGAAATCGAGGCCGCTGGTGGGTCGCGACATCGACCGGTCAGCAGTTCCTGAACCGCCATTGGGGCGATTACGGCAACTACGACGGCATCAATACGGTCCTGGCCGGTAACTTTGACGGAGTCAAAGGCGATGACCTCGCCGTGGTCGCCAGCTCCGGCGTCGTCTGGATGGTCAAAACCAGCAACAGTCGGTTCCAGTACCTGAATTCGCATCGCTGGAACGTCTCGAACGGATTTGAGTTTGCTCAGGTCGGGAACTTCAATGGCGATACCCGTGACGACATCCTGGCTGTCTTCGGAACCGGAAGAGACCGCAGTATCTTTGTCGCCAAGTCGCTGGGGCCAGCCAACGGATTCTACAGCAGCAACTGGACGAACCTGACCGTGACGCAGTCGCTCGATGCCGTGGCCGTGGGTGATTTCGACGGCGATGGCCGCGACAACGTCGCGACTCTTTTGAACGGCACCAAGCTCTGGTATGGGCAGTCCGACGGACGCAGCTTCAGCATGCGATTTGGTCTCAACTGGAATCAGGTGGGGCAGGGGATGTCCGACCTTTCTGTCGGCGACAGCAATGGCGATGGTCTGGCCGATCTCATCGCGAGAGCTGACAACGGTTACTGGTATGCCGCTGAGTCGACGGGCTCCGCATTCTCGAATTACTCGATGGTTCGCTGGGCTCCGAATGCGAACTGGGAACACGTGATGATTGGAACATTCCGGTCGCCACCGGCTCCTCCGGCACTTGTTGATCGGACTGCCGCCGATTCCTTTTCGACCGACGACGAGACCGTCTTCGGAGACACAGCATTGCTCGACCTCTTACAGAACGTTTAA
- a CDS encoding DUF1328 domain-containing protein, with translation MLSWALTFLVIALIAAALGFGGVAGTSAGIAKILFVVFLVMFIASLLIGRRSAV, from the coding sequence ATGTTAAGTTGGGCTCTGACATTTCTGGTTATTGCTTTGATTGCAGCTGCTCTGGGATTTGGTGGTGTTGCCGGTACATCGGCTGGTATCGCCAAAATTCTGTTCGTTGTCTTTCTGGTGATGTTTATCGCTTCGCTGCTGATCGGACGCCGCTCTGCTGTTTAA
- a CDS encoding SelT/SelW/SelH family protein, whose amino-acid sequence MPETGGNIVTITYCTQCRWMLRAAWMAQELLTTFEQELAEVGLRPGTGGVFEVVANRTTIWSRTAEGRFPDIKELKQRVRDQVAPGRNLGHTDTPAASDRDHS is encoded by the coding sequence ATGCCAGAAACCGGCGGCAACATTGTCACCATCACCTACTGCACGCAGTGTCGCTGGATGCTGCGTGCGGCGTGGATGGCTCAGGAACTGCTGACGACATTCGAGCAGGAACTTGCGGAAGTCGGTCTGCGTCCCGGCACGGGCGGTGTCTTCGAAGTCGTCGCGAACAGGACGACCATCTGGTCCCGGACAGCCGAGGGACGCTTTCCAGATATTAAAGAGCTGAAGCAGCGGGTCCGCGATCAGGTCGCTCCCGGCCGAAATCTTGGCCACACAGATACCCCCGCAGCTTCTGACAGAGACCACAGCTAG
- a CDS encoding MarR family winged helix-turn-helix transcriptional regulator gives MTQRKTDVKQEPGIPAFDSTEQETFLNLWRTYDCLKAIEEQLFGQFKLTAQQYNALRLLQAAAPSPVPTLALGRKLITRAPDITRMLDRLEKRGLIQRTRRVENRRVVEVELTAEGGELLTEMADAVREMHERQLSHLTAAQQEQFVELLRLARKPHEDASCDWLEN, from the coding sequence ATGACGCAACGGAAAACGGATGTGAAGCAGGAACCGGGGATCCCGGCATTCGATTCCACGGAACAGGAAACCTTCCTCAATCTCTGGCGGACGTACGACTGTCTCAAGGCGATTGAAGAACAACTGTTCGGGCAATTCAAGCTGACAGCCCAGCAATACAATGCTTTGCGATTGCTGCAGGCTGCCGCGCCGTCCCCGGTGCCCACCCTGGCGCTGGGACGCAAGCTGATTACCCGAGCGCCTGATATCACGCGGATGTTGGATCGCTTGGAGAAACGAGGCCTGATTCAGAGAACGAGGCGCGTCGAGAATCGTCGTGTGGTTGAAGTGGAGTTGACTGCCGAAGGGGGAGAACTGCTCACAGAGATGGCGGACGCCGTCCGCGAAATGCACGAGCGACAACTCTCTCACCTGACTGCAGCGCAGCAGGAGCAGTTCGTCGAATTGCTCCGACTCGCCCGCAAACCTCACGAAGATGCCAGCTGCGACTGGCTCGAGAACTAG
- a CDS encoding sulfite exporter TauE/SafE family protein: MRSATGRFPYLWPFLVWLGIFYTAWLTLVIAGGSIDTLRSHWPIAVAMSFGSYIAGSTPMGGGTVGFPVLVLLFDFPGSLGRNFGLAVQSIGMVSASIYIFSAGIKLNWGILRPAMVGSLIGTPLGALFVAPHVPDLWVKLLFAIVWASFGIMHLVKLRELVAAAGMSSRWRSWENAIGLAVGLSGGVVASITGVGIDMMIYAMLVLLFRADLKTAIPTSVVLMAFTSVIGIASNVGLARLMPGSFAIAPEVFANWLAAAPIVALGAPLGAVVVNLISRTPTLVLVSVLCIGQFVWTIVSEEVSGGTLVASVLAVLGMNGIFHLLYVSGSEQQPEPAGVARPTLAEQGES, translated from the coding sequence ATGCGTTCCGCGACTGGCCGTTTTCCGTATCTGTGGCCATTTCTCGTCTGGCTGGGGATCTTCTACACCGCCTGGCTGACGCTTGTGATCGCTGGCGGATCTATCGACACGCTGCGTTCTCACTGGCCGATCGCAGTGGCGATGTCCTTCGGATCGTACATCGCCGGTTCAACTCCCATGGGCGGCGGAACCGTTGGCTTCCCGGTCCTGGTCCTTCTGTTCGACTTTCCTGGAAGCCTGGGACGAAACTTCGGGCTGGCCGTGCAGTCAATCGGCATGGTCTCGGCGAGCATCTACATTTTCTCCGCCGGCATCAAACTGAACTGGGGCATTCTGCGACCCGCCATGGTGGGATCGTTGATCGGAACTCCACTCGGTGCCTTGTTTGTCGCTCCCCATGTGCCGGACCTGTGGGTGAAGCTGCTCTTCGCTATCGTCTGGGCCAGCTTTGGAATCATGCATTTGGTTAAACTTCGCGAGTTGGTCGCCGCCGCAGGAATGAGCAGTCGCTGGCGAAGCTGGGAAAATGCGATTGGTCTGGCCGTCGGATTATCGGGCGGCGTAGTCGCCTCAATTACCGGCGTCGGTATCGACATGATGATCTACGCGATGCTCGTCCTGCTCTTCCGTGCCGATCTGAAGACCGCGATTCCCACCTCTGTCGTTTTGATGGCCTTCACGTCGGTGATCGGCATCGCCAGCAACGTCGGCCTGGCTCGGCTCATGCCGGGTTCTTTCGCGATTGCTCCGGAAGTCTTTGCCAACTGGCTCGCGGCCGCTCCCATCGTCGCCCTGGGAGCTCCCCTGGGCGCAGTCGTGGTCAATCTGATCTCCCGCACACCGACACTGGTACTCGTGTCAGTCCTCTGTATTGGACAGTTCGTCTGGACCATTGTGTCCGAAGAAGTCAGCGGGGGTACTCTCGTTGCGTCCGTTCTCGCCGTGCTCGGAATGAACGGAATCTTTCATCTCTTGTATGTCAGTGGCTCCGAGCAGCAACCCGAACCGGCCGGGGTGGCCCGGCCGACATTGGCGGAGCAGGGCGAAAGTTAA
- a CDS encoding cold-shock protein, which yields MAEGTIKRITTKGFGFIDNGSGADLFFHSSSLEGVSFEQLREGQPVTYNVGQGPKGPRAENVRCQ from the coding sequence ATGGCCGAAGGTACAATTAAACGCATTACGACAAAGGGATTTGGATTCATCGACAATGGATCCGGAGCCGACCTGTTCTTCCACAGCTCTTCACTGGAAGGCGTGTCCTTCGAGCAGCTGCGCGAAGGTCAGCCGGTCACGTACAATGTCGGACAGGGACCGAAGGGCCCCCGCGCCGAGAACGTTCGCTGCCAGTAA
- the gatA gene encoding Asp-tRNA(Asn)/Glu-tRNA(Gln) amidotransferase subunit GatA: MSAVPSTTRQCVEQLQSNSLTGTDLAAHFAEQISTNDSRIGAFLHFDADRVRESAAEADETESPLAGIPVAIKDNICDVDSFTSCASRMLQQYHSPYDATVIRKLKAAGAVLLGKTNMDEFAMGSSTENSALGRTNNPWNLECVPGGSSGGSAAAVAAGLAPVALGSDTGGSIRQPAAFCGVVGMKPTYGRVSRYGLVAFASSLDQIGPFSRDVYGAAALLQVISGYDPLDSTSLDEPVPDYLATLDRPLDNLKLGVVEDWFGEGVDESVKQAVTASVDVYRKLGAEIVPIHLPHSQYCVATYYIIAPSEASSNLSRYDGIHYGHRAESYGNLQELYANSRTEGFGPEVKRRIMLGCYALSSGYYDAYYLKALKVRRLIQKDYQDAFEKVDMLIGPVTPGPAFRRGEFVDDPLQMYMADMFTIGANLSGIPALSIPCGFTSDGLPLGTQLIGPKLGEEKLLRAARMFEQEHSWHDAQPSL, translated from the coding sequence GTGTCCGCAGTCCCGAGTACCACCCGGCAGTGTGTCGAACAGTTGCAGTCGAACTCTCTCACTGGCACCGATCTGGCGGCTCATTTCGCCGAGCAGATCTCGACAAACGACTCCCGTATCGGGGCCTTTCTGCATTTCGATGCGGATCGCGTGCGCGAGTCCGCCGCAGAAGCCGATGAGACCGAGTCACCGCTCGCCGGAATTCCGGTCGCCATCAAGGACAATATCTGCGACGTCGATTCTTTCACGTCGTGTGCATCGCGTATGTTGCAGCAGTATCACTCGCCGTACGATGCCACGGTAATCCGAAAGCTCAAAGCGGCAGGAGCCGTGCTGCTGGGGAAGACGAACATGGACGAGTTCGCCATGGGCTCGTCGACGGAGAATTCGGCTCTCGGCCGGACGAACAATCCCTGGAATCTCGAGTGCGTACCTGGCGGTTCCTCCGGGGGATCGGCTGCTGCTGTCGCAGCGGGGCTTGCCCCTGTCGCATTGGGGAGTGATACCGGCGGTTCAATTCGTCAGCCAGCCGCTTTTTGTGGCGTCGTCGGAATGAAGCCGACCTATGGCCGGGTCTCGCGATACGGCCTCGTGGCTTTCGCCAGTTCGCTCGATCAGATTGGGCCTTTCTCTCGCGATGTTTACGGCGCAGCCGCGCTGCTCCAGGTAATTTCCGGTTACGATCCGCTCGACTCGACCTCTCTGGACGAACCGGTCCCTGATTATCTGGCGACCCTGGATCGACCGCTGGATAACCTGAAGTTGGGGGTCGTGGAAGACTGGTTTGGAGAGGGCGTCGATGAGAGCGTGAAGCAGGCCGTGACCGCTTCCGTGGATGTCTATCGCAAACTCGGGGCGGAGATTGTCCCGATCCACCTGCCACATTCGCAATACTGCGTGGCCACCTATTACATCATCGCGCCGTCGGAAGCATCAAGCAATCTGTCTCGATACGACGGAATTCACTACGGCCATCGGGCCGAGTCCTACGGCAACCTCCAGGAGTTGTATGCGAACTCGAGAACGGAAGGCTTCGGGCCCGAAGTGAAACGCCGCATCATGCTTGGTTGCTACGCTCTTTCGTCGGGCTATTACGATGCCTATTACCTGAAGGCACTGAAGGTGCGGCGGCTTATTCAGAAAGACTATCAGGACGCCTTCGAGAAGGTCGACATGCTGATCGGACCTGTGACTCCCGGTCCCGCCTTTCGACGAGGGGAATTCGTCGACGATCCTCTCCAGATGTATATGGCCGACATGTTCACGATCGGGGCCAATCTGTCGGGCATACCCGCTCTCTCGATCCCGTGCGGATTCACCAGCGACGGACTCCCGCTGGGTACGCAGCTGATCGGCCCGAAGCTGGGCGAAGAAAAGCTCCTCCGGGCAGCTCGCATGTTCGAGCAGGAACACTCCTGGCACGATGCTCAGCCGAGTCTGTAG
- a CDS encoding YqaE/Pmp3 family membrane protein codes for MSTATPRDSVAGDFVKLLLAIFLPPVGVFFEVGLGFHFWLNILLTILGYIPGIIHAVYIIAKK; via the coding sequence ATGAGTACTGCTACACCACGCGACTCCGTCGCCGGCGATTTTGTGAAACTGCTGCTGGCAATTTTTCTGCCACCAGTCGGCGTGTTCTTCGAAGTGGGCCTTGGCTTTCACTTTTGGCTGAACATCCTGCTGACAATTCTGGGTTACATCCCAGGTATCATTCACGCCGTATATATTATCGCCAAGAAGTAG
- the mutS gene encoding DNA mismatch repair protein MutS: MSESTSSTTSQKSSDPQATPKSWKSKTPPPGAKLTPMMERYIEVKHQYPDSLLLFRMGDFYELFYEDAEIAARVLGLTLTSRDKGSASPIAMAGFPFHALDNYLQKLIRAGHRAAICEQMEDPKQAKGLVKREVTRVVTPGTLTEDALLDPRTENFLAAVHVDKKQVGLAWMELSTGRFQVTSCPFEQLSDELARLRPAELLLQQGLEESPAFADLARLFDDAVVTERAPWSYVADTCLDRLKQHFGTNSLEGFDVEDASPGVTAAGVLLDYVQETQKTPLGHISSLENYRSTHTVHIDEATRRSLELTQTLRGGHREGSLLHILDDTVTAMGARLLGEWIANPLRDLDTITQRGDAVQELVEDSTLLRELREELDGTYDLQRLAARVATGRCNPRDLVCLSRTLKLLPRTKALLTGRSSDRLRDLESRIDLCEDIRTLIEPCLVDDPPLNLTDGDLIRPGFNTRLDELRDLSRGGKEWIAAYQAKEIERTGISNLKVGFNKVFGYYLEVTAAHLQKVPDDYHRKQTLKNQERYITPELKEHEEKVLTADQQSLALETELFHELRTEVCQHVSRLQKIAQILAELDVLACYAHTAVEHRYCRPELCEGATLDIRDGRHPVLDQLLPSGQFVPNDVLLGDSGEQQECEEGDESEERSPDRGHVQIITGPNMAGKSTYIRQAALLTLMAQTGSFVPAASARIGLVDRIFARVGASDELSKGQSTFMVEMTETARILNAATDQSLVILDEIGRGTSTYDGLSLAWAITEYLHDITKARTLFATHYHELTDLVETLRGVRNWTVAVHESEGDVIFLHKIVQGAADKSYGIHVARLAGVPGDVIVRANQILETLESDRRDDQGKANIPQRKTDRATQRQLNLFEPPPHPILEKLKSMDLDSLTPKAALDRLYELRGEL; this comes from the coding sequence ATGTCGGAATCAACCTCATCCACGACCAGTCAGAAATCGTCTGATCCCCAGGCAACTCCCAAGAGCTGGAAGAGCAAGACCCCTCCGCCCGGCGCCAAACTGACGCCGATGATGGAGCGTTACATCGAGGTGAAACACCAGTACCCCGACAGCCTGCTCCTGTTTCGCATGGGAGACTTCTACGAACTCTTTTACGAAGACGCCGAAATCGCCGCACGAGTACTGGGACTGACGTTGACCAGTCGCGACAAAGGCTCGGCTTCTCCGATCGCGATGGCGGGCTTTCCTTTCCATGCGCTCGACAATTATCTGCAGAAGCTGATTCGCGCAGGGCATCGTGCCGCCATCTGCGAACAGATGGAAGATCCGAAGCAGGCCAAAGGCCTTGTGAAACGCGAAGTCACACGAGTCGTCACACCCGGTACGCTCACCGAAGATGCACTGCTCGACCCTCGAACCGAAAACTTTCTGGCGGCGGTCCATGTCGACAAAAAACAGGTCGGGCTCGCCTGGATGGAACTCTCAACCGGCCGCTTCCAGGTCACTTCCTGCCCATTCGAACAACTCAGTGATGAACTCGCTCGATTGCGGCCTGCGGAACTGCTGCTTCAACAGGGGCTGGAAGAGAGCCCGGCCTTTGCCGATCTGGCCCGACTCTTCGACGATGCCGTGGTAACCGAGCGGGCCCCCTGGAGCTATGTGGCGGATACCTGCCTCGATCGGCTGAAACAGCACTTCGGCACCAACTCTCTGGAAGGGTTCGATGTTGAGGACGCCTCACCGGGCGTCACCGCGGCCGGAGTCTTGCTCGACTATGTGCAGGAAACGCAGAAGACACCGCTCGGACATATCAGCAGCCTGGAGAATTATCGCTCCACTCATACTGTTCACATCGATGAAGCGACGCGGCGCAGTCTCGAACTGACACAAACACTCCGCGGCGGCCACCGAGAAGGCTCCCTGCTGCATATCCTGGATGACACCGTCACGGCGATGGGCGCCCGCCTTCTGGGCGAATGGATTGCCAATCCGCTTCGCGACCTCGACACGATTACACAGCGGGGCGACGCCGTTCAGGAGCTGGTTGAAGACAGCACGCTTCTTCGCGAACTCCGGGAAGAACTTGACGGCACTTACGACCTGCAACGTCTGGCCGCCCGCGTGGCCACCGGGCGCTGCAATCCGCGCGATCTGGTCTGCCTGTCCCGCACACTAAAGCTTTTGCCGAGAACGAAAGCATTACTTACCGGGCGAAGTTCGGATCGGCTTCGTGATCTCGAAAGCCGGATTGATCTCTGTGAAGATATCCGAACGCTCATTGAACCATGTCTGGTCGACGATCCGCCGCTCAACCTGACTGATGGCGACCTGATTCGTCCCGGCTTTAACACACGGCTCGACGAACTCCGCGATCTTTCCCGAGGGGGTAAGGAGTGGATCGCCGCTTATCAGGCGAAAGAGATAGAACGCACCGGCATCAGCAATCTGAAGGTCGGATTCAACAAAGTCTTCGGCTACTACCTTGAAGTCACCGCCGCTCATCTGCAGAAAGTCCCGGACGACTACCATCGGAAGCAGACGCTGAAGAACCAGGAACGGTATATCACGCCGGAGCTGAAGGAACACGAGGAGAAAGTTCTCACCGCCGACCAGCAGTCACTGGCGCTGGAGACAGAGCTGTTTCATGAACTGCGGACCGAGGTCTGCCAGCATGTTTCGCGACTGCAGAAGATTGCCCAGATTCTGGCCGAGCTCGATGTCCTTGCCTGTTACGCTCACACGGCGGTTGAACACCGCTATTGCCGCCCGGAACTTTGCGAAGGAGCCACCCTCGATATACGGGACGGGCGACATCCGGTGCTCGACCAGCTGCTGCCCAGCGGTCAGTTCGTTCCGAACGATGTTCTGCTCGGTGACTCCGGCGAACAGCAGGAATGCGAGGAGGGCGACGAATCCGAGGAACGATCGCCCGATCGTGGCCACGTGCAGATCATCACCGGGCCAAACATGGCGGGGAAGAGCACGTATATCCGTCAGGCCGCTCTGTTGACGCTGATGGCTCAAACCGGCTCCTTCGTGCCCGCGGCGTCCGCTCGCATCGGGCTCGTGGATCGCATCTTTGCACGCGTCGGGGCCAGCGATGAACTCAGCAAGGGGCAGAGTACGTTCATGGTCGAGATGACGGAGACCGCTCGCATTCTGAATGCGGCCACGGATCAGTCACTGGTCATTCTGGACGAGATCGGTCGCGGAACGAGCACTTACGACGGCTTGTCCCTGGCCTGGGCGATCACAGAATATCTGCACGACATTACGAAAGCCCGAACTCTGTTCGCCACGCATTACCACGAGCTGACCGACCTGGTCGAAACGCTTCGCGGGGTGCGGAACTGGACCGTCGCGGTCCATGAATCGGAAGGGGACGTGATTTTCCTGCACAAGATCGTGCAGGGAGCCGCGGACAAGAGTTACGGCATCCATGTCGCCCGTCTCGCGGGTGTTCCGGGTGATGTGATTGTGCGTGCCAATCAGATTCTCGAAACACTCGAGTCCGATCGCCGTGATGATCAGGGGAAAGCAAATATCCCGCAGCGAAAAACCGATCGAGCAACGCAGCGTCAGTTAAATCTGTTCGAGCCGCCGCCACACCCGATTCTGGAGAAACTGAAATCGATGGACCTCGACAGCCTTACCCCCAAAGCGGCCCTCGATCGACTGTACGAGTTGCGTGGAGAACTCTGA
- a CDS encoding DEAD/DEAH box helicase, whose translation MNTFAEIELIAPVQRALASENYEVPTPIQAQTIPPALAGHDILGCAQTGTGKTAAFALPILHKLGKKGRKPLQNRPNVLILAPTRELAIQIGESCSTYGKHLQVRHALIYGGVSQFHQVKALNRGVHIVVATPGRLLDLMNQGHIELDRLEILVLDEADRMLDMGFLPDLKKIFRELPEQRQSLFFSATLPPKITELAGSLLRDPVTVNVTPKSTSVDRIEQQLIYVDRSRKQSLLRTILSESGSERAIVFTKTKRGANSLAEQLAKSGLKATAIHGNKSQNARQRALDAFRRKQVNVLVATDVAARGIDIDGITHVFNFDLPVEPESYVHRIGRTGRAGADGIAISFCSGNERRELRAIEQLIGQKVPVARHESLGDAAETGSGDRDNDRSSSRPRRRPENRGPFKGPRRRPDGAKPSGERAERKQDGKERFSRDDAAPRRSSRPAQPGSPRKGGFAASGGEGARAEGHGQGQPRHKKKKSRFSKKRTPQTT comes from the coding sequence TTGAATACTTTTGCTGAAATTGAGCTCATCGCCCCGGTCCAACGTGCACTGGCCAGCGAAAACTACGAAGTTCCCACTCCCATTCAGGCTCAGACAATCCCGCCCGCTCTCGCAGGTCACGACATTCTCGGCTGCGCACAGACGGGCACTGGAAAGACGGCCGCTTTTGCCCTTCCTATCCTGCACAAGCTGGGAAAGAAGGGACGCAAGCCGCTGCAGAATCGCCCGAACGTCCTGATCCTGGCTCCCACACGGGAGCTGGCCATTCAGATCGGCGAAAGCTGCTCGACGTACGGCAAGCACCTGCAGGTGCGGCACGCCTTGATTTATGGCGGCGTCAGTCAGTTCCACCAGGTCAAAGCCCTCAATCGGGGTGTCCACATCGTTGTGGCGACTCCTGGCCGTCTGCTCGACCTGATGAACCAGGGGCATATTGAACTGGATCGTCTCGAAATCCTCGTTCTGGACGAAGCCGATCGCATGCTCGATATGGGCTTCCTGCCAGACCTGAAGAAGATCTTCCGCGAATTGCCGGAACAGCGGCAATCGCTGTTCTTCTCGGCAACTCTGCCGCCAAAGATCACCGAACTCGCCGGCAGCCTGCTGCGGGATCCCGTCACCGTCAACGTGACACCCAAGTCGACCAGCGTCGACCGGATCGAGCAGCAGCTTATCTACGTCGACCGGAGCCGGAAGCAGTCGCTTCTCCGTACGATTCTCTCGGAATCGGGAAGCGAACGAGCCATCGTCTTCACCAAGACCAAACGTGGAGCCAACTCTCTGGCCGAGCAGTTGGCCAAGTCGGGTCTCAAGGCGACGGCGATTCACGGCAACAAATCACAGAATGCCCGCCAGCGTGCTCTCGACGCCTTCCGTCGAAAGCAGGTTAACGTTCTCGTCGCTACCGACGTGGCCGCTCGCGGAATCGATATCGACGGAATCACCCACGTCTTCAACTTCGACCTTCCAGTTGAGCCGGAAAGCTACGTTCACCGTATCGGACGGACCGGACGGGCAGGGGCCGACGGGATTGCGATTTCGTTCTGCAGCGGCAACGAGCGTCGTGAACTGCGTGCCATCGAACAGCTGATCGGACAAAAAGTCCCGGTTGCTCGCCACGAATCTCTTGGCGATGCTGCAGAGACTGGCTCCGGTGATCGTGACAACGATCGCTCCAGCAGTCGTCCTCGACGTCGCCCGGAAAACCGCGGTCCTTTCAAAGGACCACGCCGGCGTCCCGATGGAGCGAAGCCCTCTGGAGAGCGTGCCGAAAGAAAACAGGACGGAAAAGAGCGGTTCTCCCGCGACGATGCCGCCCCACGGCGAAGCAGCCGTCCTGCTCAACCGGGTAGCCCGCGTAAGGGTGGCTTTGCCGCTTCAGGCGGAGAAGGTGCTCGTGCCGAAGGCCACGGCCAGGGACAGCCGCGTCACAAGAAAAAGAAGAGCCGTTTCTCGAAGAAGCGGACCCCACAAACCACATAA